Proteins co-encoded in one Nicotiana sylvestris chromosome 7, ASM39365v2, whole genome shotgun sequence genomic window:
- the LOC104215832 gene encoding receptor-like kinase TMK3, translated as MVLCGSCMELVVTLFLALASLVFSVTDPNDFAIINEFRKGLENPELLKWPDNGGDPCGSPVWPHIVCTGTRIQQIQVMGLGLKGPLPHNLNQLSKLTNLGLQKNQFSGKLPSFSGLSELKFAYLDFNQFDTIPSDFFNGLVNLQVLALDSNPLNATTGWSLPSGLQDSAQLLNLTMINCSLIGRLPEFLGTMSSLEVLLLSTNRLSGPIPTTFKDTVFKKLWLNDQFGNGMSGPIDVVTTMVSLTSLWLHGNKFSGKIPEGIGNLTNLKEFNVNSNELVGLIPESLANMPLDSLDLNNNHFMGPVPKFKATNFSFQSNPFCQTKQGTACALEVMSLLEFLDGVNYPSRLVESWSGNNPCDGSWWGLSCNNNHKVSVINLPRSNLSGTLSPSIANLESVTHIYLGSNNLSGFIPSTWTSLKSLSVLDLSNNNISPPLPKFTTPLKLVLNGNPQLISGTAGANPSPNNSTTPATSPSSSVPSSQPNGSSSVIVKPGEQSPEKKDSKFKLAIVVVPIAGFVVLVCLAIPLCIHVRKKSKDKHQAPTSLVVHPRDPSDSDNVVKIAIANHTNGSLSTLNASGSASIHSGESHMIEAGNLLIAVQVLRNVTKNFSPENELGRGGFGVVYKGELDDGTQIAVKRMEAGIISNKALDEFRSEIAVLSKVRHRHLVSLLGYSVEGNERILVYEYMSQGALSRHLFHWKNFKLEPLSWKKRLNIALDVARGMEYLHTLAHQSFIHRDLKSSNILLGDDFRAKVSDFGLVKLAPDGERSVVTRLAGTFGYLAPEYAVTGKITTKADVFSFGVVLMELLTGMMALDEDRPEESQYLVAWFWNIKSTKEKLMEAIDPALDVKEEIIESISTLAELAGHCTAREPGQRPDMGHAVNVLSPLVEKWKPLEDDPEEYCGIDYSLPLNQMVKGWQESEGKDLSYVDLEDSKGSIPARPTGFAESFTSADGR; from the exons atggtgctttgtggaTCATGTATGGAGCTTGTTGTGACACTGTTTCTTGCTCTTGCTTCACTTGTTTTCAGTGTTACAGACCCCAATGACTTTGCTATTATCAATGAATTTAGAAAAGGACTGGAAAATCCTGAGCTTTTGAAATGGCCTGATAATGGTGGAGACCCTTGTGGTTCTCCAGTTTGGCCACATATTGTGTGTACTGGCACCAGAATTCAGCAGATTCAAGTCATGGGTTTGGGATTAAAAGGCCCTTTACCACACAACTTGAATCAGTTGTCAAAGCTCACGAATTTGGGCTTGCAAAAGAACCAATTTAGTGGGAAGTTGCCATCTTTCAGTGGCTTGTCTGAATTGAAGTTTGCTTACTTGGATTTCAACCAATTTGACACAATCCCATCAGATTTTTTCAATGGACTTGTGAATCTACAAGTTTTGGCTTTGGATAGTAATCCTCTGAATGCTACTACTGGTTGGTCATTACCAAGTGGATTGCAAGATTCAGCTCAGTTgctcaatttgacaatgattaaCTGTAGTTTGATTGGTCGTTTGCCTGAATTTCTTGGAACTATGTCTTCTTTAGAGGTTTTGTTGCTGTCCACAAATAGGCTTTCAGGGCCAATTCCAACCACTTTCAAAGATACAGTGTTCAAGAAGCTTTGGTTAAATGATCAATTTGGTAATGGTATGAGTGGTCCAATTGATGTTGTTACAACAATGGTGTCACTCACAAGTCTTTGGCTTCATGGTAACAAATTTTCAGGTAAAATCCCAGAGGGTATTGGTAATTTAACAAATTTGAAGGAATTCAATGTGAATAGCAATGAACTTGTTGGTTTAATCCCTGAAAGTTTAGCTAATATGCCATTAGACAGTCTTGATTTGAATAATAATCATTTTATGGGTCCAGTTCCTAAGTTCAAGGCTACTAATTTTAGTTTCCAATCCAACCCTTTTTGTCAAACCAAACAAGGGACAGCTTGTGCCTTAGAAGTTATGTCACTTTTAGAGTTTCTTGATGGAGTGAATTATCCATCTAGGCTTGTTGAATCATGGTCTGGTAATAATCCTTGTGATGGAAGTTGGTGGGGATTAAGCTGTAACAATAACCATAAGGTTAGTGTCATAAACTTGCCTAGGTCTAATCTTTCTGGTACATTGAGTCCTTCAATTGCAAACCTTGAATCTGTTACTCACATTTATCTTGGATCTAATAATCTTTCTGGTTTTATTCCATCTACTTGGACTAGCTTGAAATCTTTGTCTGTCCTTGATTTGAGTAATAACAATATTTCCCCACCTCTGCCAAAATTTACCACCCCTTTGAAACTTGTTTTAAATGGGAATCCGCAGCTGATCTCTGGTACTGCTGGAGCAAATCCTTCGCCAAACAACAGCACGACCCCTGCGACTTCACCCTCTTCGTCTGTACCATCTTCACAACCCAACGGTTCAAGCTCTGTCATTGTTAAACCCGGTGAGCAGTCACCAGAAAAGAAAGATTCCAAGTTTAAGTTAGCCATAGTTGTGGTTCCTATTGCAGGTTTTGTAGTTTTGGTTTGTCTTGCTATTCCGTTGTGCATTCATGTCCGTAAGAAGAGTAAAGATAAGCATCAAGCTCCAACTTCTCTTGTGGTTCATCCTAGAGATCCGTCTGATTCTGATAATGTAGTCAAGATTGCAATTGCCAATCACACTAATGGAAGTCTTTCCACGTTGAATGCAAGTGGTTCTGCTAGCATACACAGTGGTGAATCCCATATGATTGAAGCTGGGAATTTGCTCATAGCGGTTCAAGTACTTAGGAATGTGACTAAGAATTTTTCTCCAGAAAATGAACTTGGGCGTGGTGGATTTGGCGTGGTTTATAAGGGAGAATTAGATGATGGGACACAAATAGCTGTCAAAAGAATGGAAGCTGGGATAATTAGCAACAAAGCGTTGGATGAATTTCGATCTGAAATTGCTGTTCTTTCAAAAGTCCGACATCGGCATTTAGTATCTCTATTGGGATACTCTGTTGAAGGTAATGAAAGAATTCTGGTATATGAGTACATGTCACAAGGTGCTCTTAGTAGGCATCTTTTCCACTGGAAAAACTTCAAATTGGAGCCTCTCTCTTGGAAGAAGAGGCTTAATATTGCCTTAGATGTCGCTAGAGGGATGGAGTATCTACACACGTTGGCTCATCAGAGCTTCATACACAGAGATCTCAAATCCTCAAATATATTGCTGGGTGATGATTTCCGAGCAAAAGTGTCTGACTTTGGACTCGTGAAACTTGCTCCTGATGGAGAGAGATCTGTGGTCACCAGGCTGGCCGGAACGTTTGGATATCTGGCACCTGAATATGCAG TTACGGGTAAAATCACCACGAAAGCAGATGTCTTTAGCTTCGGTGTTGTGCTAATGGAGTTGCTAACTGGGATGATGGCACTTGATGAGGATAGACCCGAGGAAAGCCAGTACTTGGTTGCATGGTTCTGGAATATCAAATCCACTAAAGAGAAGCTTATGGAAGCCATTGATCCAGCTCTGGATGTTAAAGAGGAGATCATTGAGAGCATCTCAACCTTAGCTGAACTTGCTGGTCACTGCACTGCAAGAGAACCAGGCCAACGGCCCGATATGGGACACGCCGTGAATGTACTAAGCCCACTTGTTGAGAAATGGAAGCCTCTTGAGGATGATCCGGAGGAATATTGTGGTATCGACTACAGTCTTCCCCTCAATCAAATGGTGAAGGGATGGCAAGAATCGGAAGGAAaagacttgagttatgtggaccTCGAGGACAGTAAGGGTAGTATCCCTGCAAGACCAACTGGATTCGCGGAGTCCTTTACATCAGCTGATGGTAGATAA
- the LOC138873549 gene encoding uncharacterized protein, which produces MVLQQQYREKGFKKYSELISLLLVAERNNDLLMRNHENRPTGSTPLPEVDKVYSHYAKRGKGRGPIRGRGRGHGRGRGRGQGRNFPSHWTNICRVPRRLVELYQASLKNKGPEANFVYDNEFDITHLDVADFFERHDGKIDHLIGDGSVVKED; this is translated from the exons atggtcTTGCAACAGCAATACAGAGAGAAAGGTTTCAAAAAGTACTCTGagttgatttctcttctccttGTGGCTGAGCGAAACAATGACTTGCTCATGAGAAATCACGAAAATCGACCCACTGGGTCTACACCATTGCCTGAAGTGGATAAGGTGTATTCCCATTATGCTAAGCGTGGAAAAGGCCGTGGCCCTAttcgtggtcgtggtcgtggtcatggtcgtggccGTGGCCGTGGACAAGGAAGAAATTTTCCTA GCCATTGGACAAATATTTGTCGTGTACCAAGAcgtttggttgagctttatcaagcatctctaaAGAACAAAGGCCCTGAAGCTAATTTTGTCTATGACAATGAATTTGACATCACCCACTTAGATGTGGCAGACTTCTTTGAGCGTCATGATGGAAAAATAGATCACTTGATCGGTGATGGATCTGTGGTTAAAGAAGATTGA